Below is a genomic region from Euwallacea similis isolate ESF13 chromosome 32, ESF131.1, whole genome shotgun sequence.
TACAACAgtcaaaaagaagaaaaaggtCAATCCAAGCGGAGCTGTCATGAAAATCAGtcgttcaatttaaaaactatctatgaataaataataattatttggcAGCAGAAACTATTATCctgatttttctaataatatatTCCCTTTTCGTGACACTTAAGAGATGATAAGAGCTACAAAAAGAACGTTTCACATACATGCACGAACTGGCACAAAGTGAATTGTTGATTAGTAATAAATTGGATGACTTACTTTACAAATCATTCTCACTTTGTGTCccttaaaacaaataacaatgTCCATTAAATTATCAAACGGTAACAATGTAGAATATGCTCAAGACTTCTTTTCGATTAATCGCTGGATTTTGAGATGTGCAGGCCTCTGGAGACCATCCAGCGCCAACAAATATATTCAGATTTGCTACACCTTATACGCAATTTTGGTATTTGCTTTCGTCAACTTATGGTTCACTTTTACGGAATTCGTGTCGCTATTCTACACTTTCAGAAATGAgtatgaattaattaaaaacgttaATTTCTTTCTAACTCACTTCATGGGGGCCATCAAAGTAGTTTTCTGGTATTTTTATGGGAATTATTTGATACAGATTATGACTGCTTTGGAGGATccacaattttattatgaGGGATATCAGGTAGGTTTATTGCAGAAATTGTAATTACATGTGCTACttacaaaatgtattttttcatagaaatatcAACCCAGCGAAATTTCTCAAAGATATAAGAAAatcggaaaaaaatattcactaACGTTCCTCCTATTAGCTCATGCGACCCTAACGTCCTCTTATATCCCTCCAACCATTACCACAGCACATTTCCTAAAATCATCTGGAAACTCCACAATGCTGCCAAACACCTTGCCCTACTACAGCTGGATGCCCTTTTCATATCATACAGGACTTAAATATTTGCTAGCAATGGCTTATCAGGCAGGTACAAAACTAAATCGACACCCAACAACTTCAAATATACACCATAAACCTACGATTGCAGGTCCCATGTTCAATTATGCCTATAGCATTGTAGGAATGGACTCATTGTTTATAAACATAATTAACTGTATTACTGGAAATGTGGTCATAATCCAAGGAGCTTTTTGCACTGTGAGGGAAAGATGTTTGGTGCAACGCGGTATTGTGGCACCGCGTCACCAACCGATTCAGGAGAACATTATACTTATGAATTCCATGAAAATGGAACTGCTGAAAATTGTGAAGCATCTTCAgactatttttaagtattgTATTACACTGTTacgttttctttaattatgaAAGAATTTTCAGAGCTAGTGAGCAACTGGAAAACGTGCATCGATTCGTGACATTATGTCAAGTGACTGCAACTCTATTTATTCTGTGCACATGCCTATATTTAGTGTCTATAGTAAGTTAGGTGCCGTTTTCGGTGATTTCTCCTTACCTTTTATTCTAGGCCCCTCCTCTGAGTAAAcagtttataattgaatttgtttaCATGATGGCAATGTCATATCAATTATATCTTTACTGTTGGTTTGGGAATGAAGTGACATTAAAGGCAAATTTGCTCTATAGATTAGAAGATGGCCTTACTTAAAGGCTATGTATGTAGTTTCAGGAACTGCCTCAACATATTTGGGAAAGCAATTGGTTTGCAACAGATACTCAGTATAAGAAAAGCCTTATGTTTACTATGCTTAGAGCGAGGAAGCCTGTTTTCTTTACAGCAGGAAGATTTTCTCGTCTTACCTTGCCCACATTTATGTCGGTAGAATTGATTCTAACTATGTAagttttttgatgaaaataacATCGTTGTGTTTCAGATTCTGAAGACTTCATACTCCATCTTtgcattgataaaaaataccTCAACCTGAAATCTATAAAGGAAAAAAGGCACGTTTGTGAAAAcaataacattaataatttttattcatattacAAGTGGATAATTATACACAAATACACATATTAATAggattattataaattaactTTATATGAATTTCGAAGGAAATCCCAAGGTCACATAGGATGAAAGAATATTCCTTGCAGTTCCGCCTCACAAAGGCGTTTTACTTCTTCTACAATATCACAACTAACGAACAAGCAAAAAGAATAATTGCAAATCAACTTCATACCACTAATCCCTATTAAATTGGCATTCTTCTGCTGCAAGACAATGTAAAACTCCCTCAAATTGGAAGTTTTACTAAATACCCAGTAATCATTAGTGGTTTTCACGATATTTTCCCCCGAAAGGCCCAAACATTTGCTTGAATCATTCATATCTGCCATTATCCTCAACGATTCTTTGGGACAAGAAATATTCCCTGTCTGTTTATTGTCTAAATGcaccttaaattttaaatctattaataaatgaatgttcgtgttaaataaattccaaCTTACGGTGCTTTTATAGgccaaattcaatttattgaaataaataaacttaggCGACGATTCAGGCACATTAGACGGAGTCACAACCTGCTTTGCACAGTAATCGGCAATGTCGTTTACAATAGGCGATAACTTGGGATTCATATATTCATCTAGTGCTTTGAAGTCGTCTAAAGTCAATTCGTGACTTCCTAAACAAAACATCGAGTTTAGATCAAATTCAATGTTTAACGAATAATTTTACCTTCAATAAATAGACAAAGTGTAGCACTAAGAGCCCTATAAACAACCAGATGAAACTCTTTGAAACATTCCTCCTGAAATAAGTGCACTTTGGGCACTTTTCCTATTActtttgcctgttttagaTTAGTAGGCCCAGTGATAAATCTACCGTGCCTAAGAGAACTGAAAGGAGATGGGGAATGTCTGGGAATTGAACCGCCTTGAAGCTCTACCTCTACATTAGCAGGTAAAAGCGAGGAtatcaaatattgataaaCAATTTGCATACTATTGGGCTCAATGCCACTCCTAGAACGGTTTGAGAGACTTTAGTGAATCAAAGTCAGGCTTAATCTGTAACTCACCATATTAC
It encodes:
- the Ccz1 gene encoding vacuolar fusion protein CCZ1 homolog, which translates into the protein MGGVNKDVEIQNFFIFNSSFGPKEGEELKKILFYYPTTDNTSVQVENLSLVEGVIKFTQTFNPSSPVSSLHMSKLRQLYFEPEPDFWVVLTLSLPIAAKVKENISSIEYLEEDVQDNVFQAVLKQTYHVYRLFWGTLTNTLSKNDLGTLKNQLEAFYNAYLKLQRIEHADILNIFRGIQYLPLDRQHFLKIQCFINSLESKWGFISHTAFLYNEHVIWSGIEPNSMQIVYQYLISSLLPANVEVELQGGSIPRHSPSPFSSLRHGRFITGPTNLKQAKVIGKVPKVHLFQEECFKEFHLVVYRALSATLCLFIEGSHELTLDDFKALDEYMNPKLSPIVNDIADYCAKQVVTPSNVPESSPKFIYFNKLNLAYKSTVHLDNKQTGNISCPKESLRIMADMNDSSKCLGLSGENIVKTTNDYWVFSKTSNLREFYIVLQQKNANLIGISEEVKRLCEAELQGIFFHPM
- the LOC136418009 gene encoding odorant receptor 2a-like gives rise to the protein MSIKLSNGNNVEYAQDFFSINRWILRCAGLWRPSSANKYIQICYTLYAILVFAFVNLWFTFTEFVSLFYTFRNEYELIKNVNFFLTHFMGAIKVVFWYFYGNYLIQIMTALEDPQFYYEGYQKYQPSEISQRYKKIGKKYSLTFLLLAHATLTSSYIPPTITTAHFLKSSGNSTMLPNTLPYYSWMPFSYHTGLKYLLAMAYQAGPMFNYAYSIVGMDSLFINIINCITGNVVIIQGAFCTVRERCLVQRGIVAPRHQPIQENIILMNSMKMELLKIVKHLQTIFKASEQLENVHRFVTLCQVTATLFILCTCLYLVSIAPPLSKQFIIEFVYMMAMSYQLYLYCWFGNEVTLKFQELPQHIWESNWFATDTQYKKSLMFTMLRARKPVFFTAGRFSRLTLPTFMSILKTSYSIFALIKNTST